The following are encoded together in the Nocardioides sp. Arc9.136 genome:
- a CDS encoding flagellar hook-length control protein FliK, translating to MSTTTALPATATPVPLPGAGAAAPAVPAVAGQPGTDGGAGEGSEFTALLAALVAGGEAGTGATVPVPTEVPAPAEDLEERTDAALVALQAALVLPPLVLVRPVVTPVVTPSAPAGAVTPAAASADAVAGDAVVPAPAAGLPDGTDPGEALPAPAADHPPALADPPAGTSTAAPAGAGGPVPTGERDASAAGQPAEAPAAAAATGTSGTSGTPATAGQAAAVAAPVAAAPAGPAATASGPASAPAPVSRQLADTVQQLARSGEGTHRMTLRLDPGSLGEVRVHLVVRDGGLQVHLAAGREALQALGEGSEELLRLLQTSGPADVRVTVRDLAGGAGQQTGEQTGQQTSQQTGGAAGGEDRPDRQAPQDAPDRLAGPTAPPTTTDRSGTSRTAPHDPTGWTSSRVDLDL from the coding sequence ATGAGCACCACGACCGCGCTGCCGGCCACCGCCACGCCGGTGCCGCTCCCGGGCGCGGGCGCCGCGGCCCCGGCGGTCCCCGCCGTCGCCGGCCAGCCCGGCACCGACGGCGGCGCGGGGGAGGGGTCGGAGTTCACCGCCCTGCTCGCCGCGCTCGTCGCCGGCGGGGAGGCGGGGACCGGCGCGACCGTCCCGGTCCCCACCGAGGTACCGGCCCCGGCCGAGGACCTCGAGGAGCGGACCGACGCCGCGCTCGTCGCGCTCCAGGCGGCGCTCGTCCTGCCACCCCTCGTCCTGGTCCGACCGGTCGTGACGCCGGTCGTGACGCCGTCCGCGCCGGCGGGAGCGGTCACCCCCGCGGCGGCGAGCGCGGACGCCGTGGCTGGCGACGCTGTCGTCCCGGCGCCCGCCGCCGGCCTGCCAGACGGCACCGACCCCGGCGAGGCGCTGCCGGCGCCGGCCGCGGACCACCCGCCCGCCCTCGCCGACCCGCCGGCCGGCACGAGCACGGCGGCACCGGCCGGGGCAGGCGGTCCGGTCCCGACCGGCGAGCGCGACGCGTCCGCCGCGGGACAGCCGGCCGAGGCGCCGGCAGCCGCCGCTGCCACCGGGACGAGCGGGACGTCCGGGACCCCCGCGACCGCAGGACAGGCGGCCGCGGTCGCCGCGCCCGTCGCCGCGGCTCCTGCAGGCCCGGCAGCCACCGCCTCCGGCCCCGCGTCGGCACCCGCCCCGGTCAGCCGGCAGCTCGCCGACACCGTGCAGCAGCTGGCGCGGTCGGGGGAGGGCACGCACCGGATGACGCTGCGCCTCGACCCCGGCTCGCTCGGCGAGGTGCGCGTGCACCTGGTCGTGCGGGACGGCGGCCTGCAGGTGCACCTCGCCGCGGGCCGCGAGGCGCTGCAGGCCCTGGGGGAGGGCTCCGAGGAGCTGCTCCGGCTGCTGCAGACCTCCGGCCCCGCCGACGTCCGGGTGACCGTGCGTGACCTCGCGGGCGGTGCCGGGCAGCAGACGGGCGAGCAGACGGGCCAGCAGACGAGCCAGCAGACGGGCGGGGCTGCGGGCGGCGAGGACCGTCCCGACCGCCAGGCGCCCCAGGACGCACCCGACCGCCTCGCGGGACCGACCGCCCCGCCGACCACGACCGACCGGTCCGGGACCTCCCGGACCGCGCCGCACGACCCGACCGGGTGGACGTCCTCGCGCGTCGACCTGGACCTGTGA
- a CDS encoding motility protein A, whose amino-acid sequence MDKATIIGVGGAVGVIVVANILEGGSPMSLLMLPPMLLVFGATLLISMAGGTIADAKASVRAAKRAFTAKVPTAGDVVPTVVSLADKARREGLLALEDATKDIDDPFLVKGVTLAIDGNDPEEVRDILEAEVAAKRKVDKQAAKLFADAGAYAPTIGIIGTVMGLVHVLENLSEPETLGHSIAGAFIATLWGVMSANVFWLPIATKLKRLSELEVARMEVIVEGVAAIQAGSNPRVIQHRLVALLPADQQPAQAA is encoded by the coding sequence ATGGACAAGGCCACGATCATCGGCGTCGGCGGCGCCGTCGGCGTCATCGTCGTCGCGAACATCCTCGAGGGCGGCAGCCCGATGAGCCTGCTGATGCTGCCCCCGATGCTCCTCGTCTTCGGCGCCACCCTGCTCATCTCCATGGCCGGCGGCACCATCGCCGACGCCAAGGCGTCGGTCCGCGCCGCCAAGCGCGCCTTCACCGCGAAGGTCCCGACCGCGGGCGACGTCGTCCCGACCGTCGTCTCCCTGGCCGACAAGGCCCGCCGCGAGGGCCTGCTGGCGCTCGAGGACGCCACCAAGGACATCGACGACCCCTTCCTCGTCAAGGGCGTCACCCTGGCCATCGACGGCAACGACCCCGAGGAGGTCCGCGACATCCTCGAGGCCGAGGTCGCCGCCAAGCGCAAGGTCGACAAGCAGGCCGCGAAGCTCTTCGCCGACGCCGGCGCGTACGCGCCGACGATCGGCATCATCGGCACGGTCATGGGCCTGGTGCACGTGCTCGAGAACCTCTCCGAGCCCGAGACCCTCGGCCACTCGATCGCCGGCGCGTTCATCGCCACCCTCTGGGGCGTCATGTCGGCCAACGTCTTCTGGCTGCCCATCGCCACCAAGCTCAAGCGGCTCAGCGAGCTCGAGGTGGCCCGGATGGAGGTCATCGTCGAGGGCGTCGCCGCGATCCAGGCCGGCTCCAACCCACGGGTCATCCAGCACCGCCTGGTCGCCCTGCTCCCGGCCGACCAGCAGCCCGCGCAGGCGGCCTGA
- a CDS encoding flagellar hook-basal body complex protein yields MLRSLFAGISGLRVNQTMLDVTGNNIANANTTGFKASTTVFQDTLSQMLTGASGGNAAQGGTNPIQVGLGVQLAATATNLGQGSAQTTGRATDVMISGDGFFVVRSGNEQLYTRAGAFTFDKAGDLVTSSGARVMGIGAGGALAPINISTIPGGGELESMSIGSDGKLMGIVNGTSTQLGQLAIATFTNPMGLEKVGETAFRASANSGAAEAGVPGAGSRGTIMAGALEMSNVDLAAEFTNLILAQRGFQASSRVITTSDSVLEDLVNLKR; encoded by the coding sequence GTGCTGCGCTCCCTCTTCGCTGGCATCAGCGGCCTCCGCGTCAACCAGACGATGCTCGACGTGACCGGCAACAACATCGCCAACGCCAACACCACCGGCTTCAAGGCGAGCACCACCGTCTTCCAGGACACGCTGAGCCAGATGCTCACCGGCGCCTCCGGCGGGAACGCCGCGCAGGGCGGCACCAACCCGATCCAGGTCGGCCTCGGCGTGCAGCTGGCGGCCACCGCGACGAACCTCGGCCAGGGCTCCGCGCAGACCACCGGCCGCGCCACCGACGTGATGATCTCCGGCGACGGCTTCTTCGTCGTCCGCTCCGGCAACGAGCAGCTCTACACCCGGGCCGGGGCGTTCACCTTCGACAAGGCGGGCGACCTGGTCACCTCGTCGGGCGCGCGGGTGATGGGCATCGGCGCGGGCGGCGCGCTCGCGCCGATCAACATCAGCACCATCCCGGGCGGCGGGGAGCTGGAGTCGATGAGCATCGGCAGCGACGGCAAGCTGATGGGCATCGTCAACGGCACCAGCACCCAGCTGGGCCAGCTGGCCATCGCCACGTTCACCAACCCGATGGGCCTGGAGAAGGTCGGCGAGACGGCGTTCCGTGCCTCGGCCAACTCCGGTGCCGCGGAGGCGGGCGTCCCCGGCGCGGGCAGCCGGGGCACGATCATGGCCGGCGCGCTGGAGATGTCGAACGTCGACCTGGCGGCCGAGTTCACCAACCTGATCCTCGCCCAGCGCGGCTTCCAGGCCAGCTCCCGCGTCATCACGACCTCGGACTCGGTGCTCGAGGACCTCGTCAACCTCAAGCGCTGA
- a CDS encoding flagellar FlbD family protein: protein MISLTRLSGAELVLNSDLIERVDKTPDTVITLTTGAKYVVSESLRAVVAAIRLHRAEIIALSELVRVGPDADDTAHPADDARERPLATVTAHPAVATATATAGEEG from the coding sequence ATGATCTCGCTGACCCGTCTCTCGGGTGCGGAGCTGGTCCTCAACTCCGACCTGATCGAGCGCGTGGACAAGACGCCGGACACGGTGATCACGCTGACCACCGGCGCGAAGTACGTCGTGTCCGAGAGCCTGCGCGCCGTCGTCGCCGCGATCCGGCTGCACCGTGCCGAGATCATCGCGCTCAGTGAGCTGGTCCGGGTCGGTCCGGACGCCGACGACACCGCCCACCCGGCCGACGACGCCCGCGAGCGACCGCTCGCCACCGTGACCGCGCACCCGGCCGTCGCGACCGCGACCGCGACCGCGGGGGAGGAGGGCTGA
- a CDS encoding flagellar hook assembly protein FlgD, whose amino-acid sequence MSITPTEGVGPTSVFAPQAAASTGSTADKDMFLQLMVAQMKYQDPMNPTDSSQFLSQTAQFTALEKMQDVADQTGLLLGASLAFGASGMVGRTVTYGREDGTTATGTVTGVTFGATGPVLDVDGAEVPLSLVQQVRDSAAPASAPAPTPAPSDTTDTTD is encoded by the coding sequence ATGAGCATCACCCCGACCGAGGGCGTCGGCCCCACGTCCGTCTTCGCCCCGCAGGCGGCGGCGAGCACCGGCTCGACCGCCGACAAGGACATGTTCCTGCAGCTGATGGTCGCGCAGATGAAGTACCAGGACCCGATGAACCCCACCGACTCCTCGCAGTTCCTCTCCCAGACCGCGCAGTTCACCGCGCTGGAGAAGATGCAGGACGTCGCCGACCAGACCGGGCTCCTGCTCGGCGCCTCGCTGGCCTTCGGCGCCAGCGGCATGGTCGGCCGCACGGTCACCTACGGCCGCGAGGACGGCACGACCGCCACCGGCACGGTCACCGGCGTCACCTTCGGCGCGACCGGCCCGGTGCTCGACGTCGACGGCGCCGAGGTCCCGCTGAGCCTGGTCCAGCAGGTCCGCGACTCGGCTGCACCCGCGAGCGCACCCGCCCCGACGCCCGCCCCCTCCGACACCACCGACACCACCGACTGA
- a CDS encoding transglycosylase SLT domain-containing protein codes for MSVAAVTSRVAEIQGVLTQLGGARVAGSASAAGAFRAAMDGALATALPAASASAPGASPAGARVVAQAEKYLGVPYVWGGTDPAKGLDCSGLVQLVYRDLGIDLPRVSRDQAQAGRPVASLAEAQPGDLLAFNSPVSHIAIYAGDGKMIEAPRPGLAVRVTEVSGDLTAIRRVLPESAPAVSGRAAGQVSAVPYADLFNRAATTYGVDAGLLSAIARQESGYRADAVSPVGAQGLMQLMPATARGLGVADSFDPAQAVDGAARLVRDLLDRFGRTDLALAAYNAGPGAVLRYDGIPPYPETQNYVRSVLAMVGGTP; via the coding sequence ATGAGCGTCGCCGCGGTGACCAGCCGCGTCGCCGAGATCCAGGGCGTGCTCACCCAGCTCGGGGGCGCCCGCGTGGCGGGGTCCGCCTCCGCCGCCGGTGCCTTCCGTGCGGCGATGGACGGCGCCCTCGCGACCGCGCTCCCGGCCGCGTCCGCGTCCGCGCCCGGCGCCTCCCCGGCCGGGGCACGCGTCGTCGCGCAGGCCGAGAAGTACCTCGGCGTCCCCTACGTGTGGGGCGGCACCGACCCCGCGAAGGGGCTCGACTGCTCCGGCCTCGTCCAGCTCGTCTACCGCGACCTCGGCATCGACCTGCCCCGCGTCTCCCGCGACCAGGCGCAGGCCGGCCGTCCGGTCGCGTCGCTGGCCGAGGCGCAGCCCGGCGACCTGCTCGCGTTCAACTCCCCGGTCAGCCACATCGCGATCTACGCCGGCGACGGCAAGATGATCGAGGCCCCGCGACCGGGGCTCGCGGTGCGGGTCACCGAGGTCAGCGGCGACCTCACGGCGATCCGCCGCGTGCTGCCGGAGTCGGCCCCGGCCGTCTCCGGGCGGGCCGCGGGCCAGGTCTCCGCGGTGCCGTACGCCGACCTGTTCAACCGGGCCGCCACGACGTACGGCGTGGACGCGGGGCTGCTCTCGGCGATCGCCCGGCAGGAGTCCGGCTACCGCGCCGACGCGGTCAGCCCGGTGGGCGCGCAGGGGCTGATGCAGCTGATGCCGGCGACGGCCCGGGGGCTGGGGGTCGCCGACAGCTTCGACCCGGCCCAGGCCGTCGACGGCGCGGCCCGGCTGGTCCGCGACCTGCTCGACCGGTTCGGGCGCACCGACCTCGCGCTCGCGGCGTACAACGCCGGGCCGGGCGCGGTGCTGCGCTACGACGGCATCCCGCCGTACCCGGAGACCCAGAACTACGTCAGGTCCGTCCTGGCCATGGTGGGAGGCACCCCATGA